The following DNA comes from Thermoanaerobaculia bacterium.
CGATCGCGCCGTCCGGGTGCTCGCCGGGATCGCAATCCTCTCGCTCGCCTTCATCGGACCGAAGAGCGCCTGGGGCTACATCGGAATCGTCCCGATCGTCACCGGGCTGCTCGGTTCCTGTCCGGCCTATACGCTTTTCGGGCTCTCCACCTGCCCGGTCAGGAAGAGGTAGCCCCGGTCTCGGCGCGAACGACGCGGTTTCGTCCGGCGCGCTTCGCTTCGTAGAGAGCGGCGTCCGCGCGNNNNNNNNNNNNNNNNNNNNNNNNNNNNNNNNNNNNNNNNNNNNNNNNNNNNNNNNNNNNNNNNNNNNNNNNNNNNNNNNNNNNNNNNNNNNNNNNNNNNGGGTTCACCCAGACGATACGCCCCGTGGCGTCGGTGATGACGATGCCGTTGGCGGCGGAGTGCAGCGCAGTCGCCTGGATCCGCAGGGCGTCGGGGTTCTCGGCGCGACCGCGAAGGTCGCGCAGGGCGGCAGCGGCGAGCCGGTGCCCACCGACCTCGATCGGACTGAGGGAGATGTCGACCGGAATCTCGCGCCCGTCGGCATGGCGCGCAGCGAGCGAGAAGCCCAATCCCATGGGCCGCGGGCGGGCGTGCCGGAAGTACTCGGCCCGGAGCGTCCCGTGCCGCGGATACCGCTCCGGAACGAGGATCTCCAACGGCCGTCCCCGAAGCGTGCTGGCCTCGTACCCGAGGAGCTGCTCGCAGGCCGCGTTCGCCAGCACGATCCGGCCGTCCGCATCCACCACGACGATCGCGTCGGCAGAGGCCTCGAACAGCACACCCGACAGCTCGGAGGTATCGATTTTCGTGGCCATGATGAGCTCAGCGCGAGACGGTACCACGCGCGGGGCCGTCAGGGCTCGAGCTCATAGCTGCTCGAGATGCCGACGCGCTCGAGCAGATTCTGCAGGATGCGGGCGGTGACGCCCCAGATGAGGAAGCGGCCGACATGGTAGATGCGCAGCGTCCGGCGCTGGCCGTTGATCAGCACCTCGCGGTCCTCGATGAGCTTCGGATTCGCGAGCTCCCCCAACGGCGCGGCGAAGGTCTCGTCGATCTCCGCCGGGTTCGGCTTGAGCTCGAACGGAAAAGGGATCGCGCCGACGCAAGGGACGATGCGGAAGCCGGACGGCGTCGCGACCTCGTCGAGCTCGCCGAGCCGCAAGACCTGCTTCGGCGGCAGCCCGACCTCTTCGTCGGCTTCGCGCAGCGCGGCTCCCCACGAGTCCTCTCCCACCTCCATGCCCCCGCCCGGGAAGGCGACCTGGCCACGGTGATGCGGCAGGCTGTCGGTGCGCTTGGTGAGCAGAGTCCAGAGCATCCCGGCATCGACGTAGAGCGGCACCAGCACCGCCGCCTGGCGGGCCTCTCCCGGCGCCAGGCGTCGTGGCGCGGGCGCCTCCAGGCGGCCGCGCATTTCGAGTATCCAGGGCAGCGTCGCGCTCAAGGTTCTCCATCCTCCGGCCCCGCCACGCGCGCCAGACCCAGGTCGAATGTCACCGGATCTGCCGACCCTGCCGGGCCC
Coding sequences within:
- a CDS encoding DUF2892 domain-containing protein; amino-acid sequence: MPRNEGTVDRAVRVLAGIAILSLAFIGPKSAWGYIGIVPIVTGLLGSCPAYTLFGLSTCPVRKR
- a CDS encoding PAS domain S-box protein, whose amino-acid sequence is MATKIDTSELSGVLFEASADAIVVVDADGRIVLANAACEQLLGYEASTLRGRPLEILVPERYPRHGTLRAEYFRHARPRPMGLGFSLAARHADGREIPVDISLSPIEVGGHRLAAAALRDLRGRAENPDALRIQATALHSAANGIVITDATGRIVWVNP
- a CDS encoding CoA pyrophosphatase, producing MSATLPWILEMRGRLEAPAPRRLAPGEARQAAVLVPLYVDAGMLWTLLTKRTDSLPHHRGQVAFPGGGMEVGEDSWGAALREADEEVGLPPKQVLRLGELDEVATPSGFRIVPCVGAIPFPFELKPNPAEIDETFAAPLGELANPKLIEDREVLINGQRRTLRIYHVGRFLIWGVTARILQNLLERVGISSSYELEP